CGCTTCATCGACAAGCACCTCTCCGAAGTCGGCGAGAAGATGAAGAGCACCCTGACGAGCATCGACGAGGACCGCGAAGAGGAGGAGGCCGAGGGCATCAAGATTGCCGGCGAAGAGCCCGACGCCCCGATCATCAAGCTTCTGAACCAGTACATCACGGAAGCGGTCAACATGCGGGCGAGCGACATTCACATCGAGCCGATGGCGGACCGCGTTCGTGTCCGATACCGCGTCGACGGCGAGTGCCTGGAACGGCAGAAGATTCCGAAGGCGGTGCAGGCGGCGGTGATCGCCCGTCTCAAGCTGATGTCGGGCATTGACATTGCCGAGCGCCGACTGCCCCAGGACGGTCGTATCAAGCTGACCATCGGCGGCAAGGACATCGACTTTCGCGTGAGCACCTGCCCGGCATACCACGGTGAAAGCTGCGTGCTGCGTATTCTTCGTCCCGAATCGGTCCGGGTGGGAATTCCGTCGCTTGGTCTGGAGCAGGATGACTACGAACAGTTCATGAAGACCATCAAGCGTCCCAACGGCATCTTCCTGGTGACCGGGCCGACGGGATCGGGCAAGACCACGACGCTGTATGCGGCGTTGCAGGAACTCAACCGCCCGGACAGGAAGATCATCACCGCGGAAGACCCGGTCGAGTACAACTTCAGCGGCATCAACCAGTGTCAGGTCCGCGACGATATCGGGTTGACTTTCGCCAAGATTCTCCGGGCGATGCTGCGTCAGGCCCCGAACATCATCCTCGTCGGCGAGATTCGTGACCTGGAGGTGGGGGAGGTAGCGATCCAAGCGGCCCTCACGGGCCACCTGGTGTTCAGCACGCTGCACACCAACGACGCCAGCAGTGCGATCACGCGTCTGATTGACATGGGGATCAAGCCGTTCCTGGTCGCCAGTTCGATCCAGGCGATCCTGGCCCAGCGTCTGACGCGGGTGATCTGCGAGGAGTGCAAAGAGGACGATCCGGACCCCGATCCGAAGCTGATGCGTTTGCT
This Phycisphaerae bacterium DNA region includes the following protein-coding sequences:
- a CDS encoding ATPase, T2SS/T4P/T4SS family — encoded protein: MARQKKKLGEILVDWKIISPKALEDALKYAEEHRKRIGQALVELELCREEDVAKALAAQFGVDYVDVDQTAAIAANMHLIPTKIMKDHQILPLGQENGRLRVIVSDPLDLELLDLLRFTVNPNIDLVIAAPSKIKRFIDKHLSEVGEKMKSTLTSIDEDREEEEAEGIKIAGEEPDAPIIKLLNQYITEAVNMRASDIHIEPMADRVRVRYRVDGECLERQKIPKAVQAAVIARLKLMSGIDIAERRLPQDGRIKLTIGGKDIDFRVSTCPAYHGESCVLRILRPESVRVGIPSLGLEQDDYEQFMKTIKRPNGIFLVTGPTGSGKTTTLYAALQELNRPDRKIITAEDPVEYNFSGINQCQVRDDIGLTFAKILRAMLRQAPNIILVGEIRDLEVGEVAIQAALTGHLVFSTLHTNDASSAITRLIDMGIKPFLVASSIQAILAQRLTRVICEECKEDDPDPDPKLMRLLRFTEDELRGRLKRGAGCKRCNGTGFRGRLGIFEFLTMTNELRELAFNRASTSQIRKAARASGMRGLLEDGKIKVLRGVTTLGEVAKHAQIEGVVTED